The proteins below are encoded in one region of Candidatus Culexarchaeum yellowstonense:
- a CDS encoding YdcF family protein, with amino-acid sequence MLEKYDLAIVLGSQVKKRDNRYFLAPHTELKARAAGIAYQRGVVKKFIISGGYNFGVRYEYNRILENPNFSFEAFALARWEKSEAQIIAEFLHEEYNVPLQDMLLEELSATTEENVEFLKILLKRQTFNFAKRIGVLTLLPHMERALPLFKRANLNVKPIFAEELLVLEKYGVDKICEYYSIPSDKEEEKMKRIEELISKCKEVSQRFYLLR; translated from the coding sequence ATGTTGGAGAAGTATGATTTGGCAATTGTTTTGGGATCTCAAGTTAAAAAGCGGGATAATAGGTACTTTTTGGCGCCTCATACAGAACTTAAAGCGAGAGCAGCTGGAATAGCTTATCAAAGGGGGGTTGTTAAAAAGTTTATCATTTCTGGTGGATACAACTTTGGAGTTAGATATGAGTATAACAGGATACTGGAAAATCCAAACTTTTCCTTTGAAGCTTTTGCTCTCGCAAGATGGGAGAAATCGGAAGCCCAAATAATTGCTGAATTTCTTCATGAGGAATATAATGTCCCCTTACAAGACATGCTCTTAGAAGAACTCTCAGCAACCACCGAGGAAAATGTGGAATTTCTAAAAATCTTACTGAAAAGACAAACCTTTAACTTTGCAAAGAGGATTGGAGTTTTAACACTCCTCCCCCACATGGAAAGAGCATTACCACTATTCAAAAGAGCCAATCTAAATGTGAAACCAATCTTCGCCGAAGAACTACTAGTCCTCGAAAAATATGGAGTTGACAAGATATGCGAATATTACTCAATACCCTCAGATAAGGAGGAAGAGAAAATGAAGAGAATAGAAGAGCTAATTTCAAAATGTAAAGAAGTATCACAGCGGTTTTATTTGCTTCGATAA